Below is a window of Brachyspira hampsonii DNA.
TTCATTCATTGCCTTTCTTATTAAAGTCTTTTCTCCAAAATAATCGCTGCCTTCCATGGGTATATGCAAAATAACATTAACATTATTACTATATGCCGCATAAGAAAAATCTGTACTATGATAAGAATCAGGAAGAACAGCAAAAGTTATATTATATTCATTGGCTAAAGAAAAATATCTTTCAGAATTATCTAAAGTATTTCCGCTGTCATCTATAATAATACTTATACAATTACTATGTTCATTTATTTTATTTAAAATAGGTTTTGCAATATCAGGAGAGTTTATATCGGCTAAATGAAATATATCATTTGAAGGCTTTTCTGTTATATTTTTTTGCAAAATCGTATTGTCATTTGAGATGTTATAAACATTATCTGCATATTCAAAACTAATATTATAATTCTCTTTAACCTTTATAAAAGTAAAGGCAAATATAAAAAGTATAATAATTGATAGTGCAAATATAAATATATTTTTCATAAAAATATTAATATAAAAAAATAATATGTTAATAATATCTTATATAGTAATAAAAGTCAATTACTTATGCAGCATATAATCAATACTTACAATAGCATGTTCATGGCATTTTGGACATTTTGGACACTTGGGAGAAAGTTTTTTAAAAAGTTTTTGTATGAAAGATTCTTTTTTGGATTCTGAATCAATTTTAACTATTTTCTCTCCATTTTCATCTTTTTCTATATCTTTAAAATCAAGTGATATAAGAGAAAGCTCTGAAGGTGCATTCAATTTTTCATCTAAAGTAAAAAAATATCCGCAGTTTCTGCATCTATAATGAAAAGGCGGCTTATCAGGAAACATAAATTAACTCCTCTTATATAACAAAATTATATATCTAATACCAATAATTTATCCTGCTCAGTATCAAAATGATCTGACATATAAACAACATAATTATCTTTTTTTATGACACTTCCCGCTTTTACTCTATTATGTCCTACAACCTGATTATATCCTATCCATGCATCCTCATATAAATCTCCTGTATCAGCCCATAATATTCCCGCAAATTTACTGCCTCCTCCCCTCCTGAAAGAAGCTATATTGCAGTCATCTTTATCATTTTTATAAACTATATTCACTATATCATAAACATTATCAATATTAATATCTTTTATATCATATTTATGCTTTATATATTCAATCCATCCATTTGTAATTCCTGCATGAGTAAATATATAATTATTTTCTATATGTATAGGACTAAAAATATCTGAATTATTATTAAATATTTCATGCATTTCTTCAGCATAACTCTTTCTATATCTGCTAGCTGTAGGATATCCCACTATATACTGAAAGTCATGATTTCCTATAAGAAGAACAATTTTATCATTATGATTCTTTTTAAACTCTATTACATCTTTTAAATTATTAACTATTTCCTCATCTGTAAAAGTAACCCAACTGTCATCGCTGTAATCTCCCATAAAAACTATCTTATCAAACTTATCAAATCTTCCTTCAATAAGTTTTTTCCAGCAATTTTTTCCATGCAAATCTCCTATAACAGCAAACTTCATTTTTATCAAATCCTCCTTGCAAGTCTAACTATATTCTGATAATCTATACTAGAATCATCATTATTTTTTCCTGAAACTACAGCAACATAAATGCTCTCAAATTCTTTTTGCAAATAATCTTTAAACTCTTTTAGATTATCACTATATTCTTCTATATTAGATTTATTATTAATACATAAAGAAGGTTCATAATCGCCTCTTATCCTCTCAATAATATTATCTATAATACTTTCTTTTATTCCATAAATCTTTCCTATAGTCTGTACTATATTTATTACTCTATACATATTACTATTTGAATTAATATTTGCCATTGCTATATTATCTATCATATAAATATTAATAGAATAATCTGCTGATTTCCTTTTATCTTCAAGAACATAATCTAAAGTCTTTATAGCTTCATCAACAAAATTATTAATGATTATAGTATCATATTCTTCATGCAAATCTTCTATACCTATAAGTTTTTCTTCTATAAATAATTTATAAAACTGATTAGCTAAATATTTTTTTATGTCATTAAAAAACATATATATATCAAAAAATTTCATATCTTTTCCTTTTACTACACTTACTAGATATGAAATAAAATTCTTTGTTCTGCTTTCCTTTATGGGTATTTCATAATGCGATGATAAACACTTTATTATATCGTATATATTATTATTAATAACATCAACAATTTCAGTTTTATCATTATCTTTAATATACAAAATATTATTATCCGAATTTAGACTTTCCAAATGCAGAGAATCCCTTTTTTCTTTTAGGAGTTTTATTTTTTCTTCTATATTAATTTTTACTATTTCTTTTTTGTCATCAGGTGTTAAAGATAATATTTCTTTTTCTATATATCTATTATGTTCAGCTTCTTCTTCCTTTCTTAATCTTTCTTTTTCTTTTTCTAATTCTTCTATTTTTTCTAAAGTATAAAATTTATTTTTGCACAAAAACTCCTCTATATTTTTAATATTATTTTCTCTCTCATCTCCGTAAACATACAGTATAAATCTATCTCCATATTTTATATTAATAGCAGATATTCTCACAAAAGACTTAGCATTGACTCTTTTTCCATTCTGATTTTCTATTTCAATCTTATCATCTATAGTCTTAAAATAATCTACAATAGGATAAATCTCTTTGACATCTTTCACCATATCATTTCTACATTCAAATTCTTTAGATATAAAATCATTATTCTCCATATAGTATCCTATATAATTTTATTTAATTATCTAAATACAATTATATACAAATATAGAAACAAATCAATTAGTTATGTATAAAAACATATTAAAAACTATATGAAATAGTTATGTATATACCTATATAGGATATATAAAATATCTATATTAAATTAGAATAATTTAATTAATTATCAATGACATAAATAAAATAACTTTAAACAATTAGATTTTTTAACTTTTTTAAACTTAAAAATTTCATTAAAAATGCTATATTTATTTTAAATACATACATAAGAATACATATCGTACAAATCATACATAAAAACCCTTGAAATTCTAAATGATATTGTTTATAATAATAAAAAATAAAAATAACAGAGAAAAACAGAAAAAATATGATTGATTTTAATTTAAAAGATATTAGAGAAAAAATTTTGAAGCTAACACAAAGCCAATTCGCTAAAATGTTAGGTGTGCGTCAGGATTATATTTCAAGATTAGAAAGAAATGCAAATAATATAACTCTTGACCTTTTGGATAAGCTTGCAGAAAATACAGGACTTACTATTGATGAGCTTACAAAGTATAAGAAGAATTCTTTTGAAAGTGAAAATCCATATCTTTACGAGAATCTTATTAATATACAAG
It encodes the following:
- a CDS encoding divergent polysaccharide deacetylase family protein gives rise to the protein MKNIFIFALSIIILFIFAFTFIKVKENYNISFEYADNVYNISNDNTILQKNITEKPSNDIFHLADINSPDIAKPILNKINEHSNCISIIIDDSGNTLDNSERYFSLANEYNITFAVLPDSYHSTDFSYAAYSNNVNVILHIPMEGSDYFGEKTLIRKAMNEDEVFKLLDYSFSKVPYAKGMNNHTGSLASCDESIVSYMLNYAKNNDKYFIDSYTVSGSLIYDMALKYGLKTARRSVFLDNERDYSYIMKQWRELIKMSKEYGIAIGIGHYQSEETLKILEDNLPLLEYDGIISVNIADILN
- a CDS encoding metallophosphoesterase; its protein translation is MKFAVIGDLHGKNCWKKLIEGRFDKFDKIVFMGDYSDDSWVTFTDEEIVNNLKDVIEFKKNHNDKIVLLIGNHDFQYIVGYPTASRYRKSYAEEMHEIFNNNSDIFSPIHIENNYIFTHAGITNGWIEYIKHKYDIKDINIDNVYDIVNIVYKNDKDDCNIASFRRGGGSKFAGILWADTGDLYEDAWIGYNQVVGHNRVKAGSVIKKDNYVVYMSDHFDTEQDKLLVLDI
- a CDS encoding HPr family phosphocarrier protein; protein product: MENNDFISKEFECRNDMVKDVKEIYPIVDYFKTIDDKIEIENQNGKRVNAKSFVRISAINIKYGDRFILYVYGDERENNIKNIEEFLCKNKFYTLEKIEELEKEKERLRKEEEAEHNRYIEKEILSLTPDDKKEIVKINIEEKIKLLKEKRDSLHLESLNSDNNILYIKDNDKTEIVDVINNNIYDIIKCLSSHYEIPIKESRTKNFISYLVSVVKGKDMKFFDIYMFFNDIKKYLANQFYKLFIEEKLIGIEDLHEEYDTIIINNFVDEAIKTLDYVLEDKRKSADYSINIYMIDNIAMANINSNSNMYRVINIVQTIGKIYGIKESIIDNIIERIRGDYEPSLCINNKSNIEEYSDNLKEFKDYLQKEFESIYVAVVSGKNNDDSSIDYQNIVRLARRI